The Streptomyces sp. NBC_01255 genome window below encodes:
- a CDS encoding NAD(P)/FAD-dependent oxidoreductase has product MSTTERPRILVVGGGYVGLYAARRILKKMRYAEATVTVVDPRSYMTYQPFLPEAAAGSISPRHVVVPLRRVLPKAEVLTGRVTTIDQDRKVATVAPLVGEAYELPFDYLVIAMGAVSRTFPIPGLAEQGIGMKGIEEAIGLRNHVLEQLDKADSTTDEEVRRKALTFVFVGGGFAGAETIGEVEDLARDASKYYQNVKREDMRFVLVDAADKILPEVGPKLGQYGKEHLEGRGIEIYLETSMDSCVDGHVVLKNGLEVDSNTIVWTAGVKPNPALSRFGLPLGPRGHVDCNEKLQINGLDYAWAAGDNAQVPDMVGRKAGNPNAWCPPNAQHALRQAKVLGDNVVAGMRGFPQADYSHANKGAVAGLGLHKGVAMIVMGKVKIKLKGRLAWYMHRGYHGMAMPTWNRKIRVFADWTLAMFLKREVVSLGAIETPREEFYEAAKPAPAPAAPAQEKAKAS; this is encoded by the coding sequence ATGAGCACCACGGAGCGTCCCAGGATCCTCGTAGTAGGCGGCGGGTACGTAGGCCTGTACGCAGCTCGGCGCATCCTCAAGAAGATGCGCTATGCGGAAGCGACCGTCACGGTCGTCGACCCGCGGTCGTACATGACCTACCAGCCCTTCCTGCCCGAAGCCGCCGCCGGCAGCATCTCGCCGAGGCACGTCGTCGTCCCGCTGCGACGCGTCCTCCCCAAGGCCGAGGTGCTCACCGGTCGGGTCACCACCATCGACCAGGACCGCAAGGTCGCCACCGTCGCGCCGCTCGTCGGCGAGGCGTACGAGCTGCCTTTCGACTACCTCGTCATCGCGATGGGCGCGGTCTCCCGCACCTTCCCGATCCCCGGCCTCGCCGAGCAGGGCATCGGCATGAAGGGCATCGAGGAGGCCATCGGCCTGCGCAACCACGTCCTCGAGCAGCTCGACAAGGCCGACTCGACCACCGACGAGGAGGTCCGCCGCAAGGCGCTGACCTTCGTCTTCGTGGGCGGCGGCTTCGCCGGCGCGGAGACCATCGGCGAGGTCGAGGACCTGGCCCGTGACGCGTCGAAGTACTACCAGAACGTCAAGCGCGAGGACATGCGCTTCGTCCTGGTCGACGCGGCCGACAAGATCCTCCCCGAGGTGGGCCCCAAGCTCGGCCAGTACGGCAAGGAGCACCTCGAGGGCCGCGGTATCGAGATCTACCTCGAGACCTCGATGGACTCCTGCGTCGACGGCCACGTCGTGCTGAAGAACGGCCTCGAGGTCGACTCCAACACGATCGTGTGGACCGCCGGTGTGAAGCCGAACCCGGCGCTCTCCCGCTTCGGTCTGCCGCTCGGCCCCCGCGGCCACGTGGACTGCAACGAGAAGCTCCAGATCAACGGCCTCGACTACGCGTGGGCCGCGGGCGACAACGCCCAGGTGCCGGACATGGTCGGCCGCAAGGCCGGCAACCCGAACGCCTGGTGCCCGCCGAACGCCCAGCACGCGCTGCGTCAGGCGAAGGTCCTCGGCGACAACGTGGTGGCCGGCATGCGCGGCTTCCCGCAGGCCGACTACAGCCACGCCAACAAGGGCGCCGTGGCCGGCCTCGGCCTCCACAAGGGCGTCGCGATGATCGTCATGGGCAAGGTGAAGATCAAGCTCAAGGGCCGTCTCGCCTGGTACATGCACCGCGGCTACCACGGCATGGCCATGCCGACCTGGAACCGCAAGATCCGCGTCTTCGCGGACTGGACCCTCGCGATGTTCCTCAAGCGCGAGGTCGTCTCCCTCGGCGCCATCGAGACGCCGCGCGAGGAGTTCTACGAGGCCGCCAAGCCCGCCCCCGCCCCGGCCGCGCCGGCGCAGGAGAAGGCCAAGGCCTCCTAA
- a CDS encoding Ppx/GppA phosphatase family protein: MTRVAGIDCGTNSIRLLVADVHPETGDLVELDRRMTIVRLGQGVDKTGRLAPEALERTFAACREYAAVIEELGAEKLRFVATSASRDAENRQDFVNGVVEILGVEPEVITGDQEAEFSFTGATGELHGTETYLVVDIGGGSTEFVTGNKHVEAARSVDIGCVRLTERHVRHDPPTAEEVAAIRADVRAALDLAAETVPIGTADTLVGLAGSVTTVAAIALGLTEYDSEKIHHSRISAERVAEVTDRLLASTHDERAAIPVIHPGRIDVIIAGALVLREIVERVGASEVVVSEHDILDGIALSVA; the protein is encoded by the coding sequence GTGACCCGGGTCGCCGGAATCGACTGCGGGACGAACTCGATCCGTCTCCTCGTCGCCGACGTCCACCCCGAGACGGGTGACCTCGTCGAGCTGGACCGGCGGATGACGATCGTCCGGCTCGGGCAGGGCGTCGACAAGACGGGCCGGCTCGCGCCGGAGGCGCTGGAGCGGACCTTCGCGGCCTGCCGCGAGTACGCCGCGGTCATCGAGGAGCTGGGCGCCGAGAAGCTCCGCTTCGTCGCCACCTCCGCCTCGCGCGACGCCGAGAACCGCCAGGACTTCGTGAACGGGGTCGTGGAGATCCTGGGCGTCGAGCCCGAGGTGATCACCGGCGACCAGGAGGCGGAGTTCTCCTTCACCGGCGCCACCGGCGAGCTGCACGGCACGGAGACGTACCTCGTCGTGGACATCGGCGGCGGCTCGACCGAGTTCGTCACCGGTAACAAGCACGTCGAGGCCGCCCGCTCCGTCGACATCGGCTGCGTCCGGCTGACCGAGCGGCACGTCCGCCACGACCCGCCGACCGCGGAGGAGGTCGCCGCGATCCGCGCCGACGTCCGCGCCGCGCTCGACCTGGCCGCGGAGACCGTGCCGATCGGCACGGCGGACACCCTCGTCGGGCTCGCCGGCTCGGTCACCACCGTCGCCGCGATCGCCCTCGGGCTCACGGAGTACGACTCCGAGAAGATCCACCACTCCCGGATCTCCGCCGAGCGGGTCGCCGAGGTGACCGACCGCCTCCTCGCCTCCACGCACGACGAGCGGGCCGCGATCCCCGTCATCCACCCCGGACGGATCGACGTGATCATCGCCGGAGCGCTCGTCCTGAGGGAGATCGTGGAGCGCGTCGGAGCGAGCGAGGTCGTCGTCAGCGAGCACGACATCCTCGATGGGATCGCCCTATCCGTGGCATAG
- a CDS encoding cyclopropane-fatty-acyl-phospholipid synthase family protein, protein MADAASRLTTLAEELLGGPLPVRLRAWDGSEAGPAGAPVLIVRDRRALRRMIWKPGELGLARAWVAGELDVEGDLYEVLDRISGLLWERPEDTRSRLTALRDSVRDPKLRAAARALLGLAGPFPPPPPPAEEMRGRSGHSHSRRRDKQAISHHYDVGNDFYEIVLGPSMVYSCAYWTEDGTLEDAQRDKLDLIARKLNLTEGDRLLDVGCGWGSMALHAAREYGARVVGITLSREQAAYARKRVADEGLTDLVEIRVQDYRDVADGPYDAISSIGMAEHVGAVKYREYADTLYGLLKPGGRLLNHQISRRPEPDEEAYEIDPFIDAYVFPDGELAPMGRTLSTLEDAGFEVRDVEALREHYALTLRRWVANLEREWDRAVRLTSPGRARIWRLYMAASAVSFERNRIGVNQFLAVKTPLSGKSGTALRPRVWNEKTA, encoded by the coding sequence ATGGCCGACGCCGCGTCGCGGCTGACGACTCTCGCCGAGGAACTCCTCGGAGGACCGCTCCCGGTCCGACTGCGAGCCTGGGACGGCAGCGAAGCCGGCCCCGCGGGCGCCCCCGTCCTGATCGTCCGTGACCGCCGCGCCCTGCGGAGAATGATCTGGAAGCCCGGCGAACTGGGTCTTGCCCGTGCCTGGGTGGCCGGGGAGCTCGACGTCGAAGGGGACCTGTACGAGGTCCTGGACCGGATCTCGGGCCTCCTCTGGGAGCGCCCCGAGGACACCAGGAGCCGCCTCACGGCCCTGCGCGACTCCGTACGGGACCCGAAGCTCCGCGCCGCCGCCCGCGCCCTGCTCGGGCTCGCCGGGCCGTTCCCGCCCCCGCCGCCGCCCGCCGAGGAGATGCGCGGCCGCAGCGGCCACAGCCACAGCAGGCGCCGCGACAAGCAGGCGATCAGTCACCACTACGACGTGGGCAACGACTTCTACGAGATCGTCCTCGGCCCGTCCATGGTCTACTCCTGCGCCTACTGGACGGAGGACGGGACCCTGGAGGACGCCCAGCGCGACAAACTGGACCTCATCGCCCGCAAGCTGAACCTCACCGAGGGCGACCGGCTCCTCGACGTGGGGTGCGGCTGGGGCTCCATGGCCCTGCACGCCGCCCGCGAGTACGGCGCCCGGGTCGTCGGCATCACCCTCTCCCGCGAGCAGGCCGCCTACGCCCGCAAGCGCGTCGCGGACGAGGGCCTCACCGACCTCGTGGAGATCCGCGTCCAGGACTACCGGGACGTCGCGGACGGCCCGTACGACGCGATCTCCTCGATCGGCATGGCCGAGCACGTCGGGGCCGTGAAGTACCGGGAGTACGCCGACACGCTGTACGGGCTCCTCAAGCCCGGCGGACGGCTCCTCAACCACCAGATCTCCCGCCGGCCCGAGCCCGACGAGGAGGCCTACGAGATCGACCCCTTCATCGACGCGTACGTCTTCCCGGACGGCGAACTCGCCCCCATGGGCCGGACGCTGTCCACCCTGGAGGACGCCGGCTTCGAGGTCCGCGACGTCGAGGCGCTCCGCGAGCACTACGCGCTCACCCTGCGCCGGTGGGTGGCCAACCTGGAGCGGGAGTGGGACCGCGCGGTCCGGCTCACCTCGCCCGGCCGGGCCAGGATCTGGCGGCTCTACATGGCGGCCTCCGCCGTCTCCTTCGAACGCAACCGGATCGGCGTGAACCAGTTCCTCGCCGTGAAGACCCCGCTGTCGGGGAAGAGCGGGACGGCGCTGCGGCCGCGCGTCTGGAACGAGAAGACGGCCTGA